atggagatgtgtacatttttcttattttgcctaaatttttttcatttagtactgcctttcagaagtgtttacatgtttcccagaaaataagttaaatttaccctaatcaatcaaattcaaaaagttttcaccccatggctcttaatgcatgttttttccttctggagcatcattgaGAGTTTAAAccttcatgaacaactatcactaaacaaaaaaacacaactatggatcattcaggtaacaacacagtattaagaatcaaccgtatgtaaacttttgaatgggtcatttttataaattcaactctcttgtgggctatatttaaacatcttttatgtgaaatatcttattcgggttagtactaaataaaaatgacatgcattttgtatgatccctcttattttggtaaaatacttaacattttgcaaggtgcatgtacacttttgacctcaactgtatataacaTAAATTTAGGCTATATTTGGGGTTGTGCCGATAGACAAAAGTATGGTGTATCGATGATAATCAGAGATATTTGCTGTGGCTGATGCCTTTGACAATATCATTAGGGCTTATTTGTTCCCTCATATTTCTTTTTACACGTTTTACAGTGTTGCACGTTATATTCCATTGAGTTCATGAacgcaatggccaatcagaggcattcAGATGAGTCATCGTTAGCTGACTGAATTTTGCTCTGTTGCGAATTCTCTCTGCAGATGTACGTGCGATGTAAGtaaaagagatttattcatcatacagtgtaaaCAGCTTCTCAGATTATAACgggaatgtattttaaagtgcataaaagtgaagaaatgtaagcattataattaacttgttaacaatgtttttattaaattgctatatgttaaatacaaattcagtcgtattagaaatattttatgacCTGACATTGATATGCTAGGCTACTACAAAGATACAATGTTTAGTTAATATATCACACttacattaggctgcttttaaaGATTCACCCTAGAGTTGGTTCACTCTCCAGCTATGAAACGAAGTAggctaataaataattaaataaattagcacgataatgtCGTGTATCAGCAATCTCACAGGCTGAAGATAGATTTAGTTAGACTGGACCCTAAATAGCTTTAATGATGAAATTATACATTCCCTCTGCGTAATGGACACTAATAAAACCTgctaataaacaacaaaaaaatcaccctatttttccttaacaatttaaaatgttttctctttTGCTTTTTTCCTGAGAAGAATGCCAatgcaaacattattttagaaGGCTGTCACTTAAATGTGGTGTTATGACATCAGCTAAGACTAGAGTACTGCTTTCCCACACCCTTAAATGGGTCTCATACTTCTCAAAGATGGATTTATAGCCAAAACGGAGTGGGAAACTATGAAAAGCAGCAATAgaatatagcatttattaaaaatgaataacttAAAATTcctttaaacattatataacaaacgtttatttaaagatcatatgttttatatatatatatactgtatatatttacaatatttacaaacGGAACTCTAACTTAGATGTTTATACATTTGACAATAGCAATATTTAATAGCttgaatgtataaatacataatataagaCATTCAATATTAGCAAAACGCAAATAATTTCTTTCACAGAATAAACTGCAACCAGTAGCGTTCATCACTGCCAAGACATGTCttgtaaagacaaaaaaaggcaAGAAAATATCATGCAATTCATAATTCAATCAAAGGATTTAGCTCTGGCTTTGAGGAATGTGACTTTGAGGTTTTCAGGATATATTGGACCGAAGGCTGCGTTCAGCCAGTAAACACCTTTGAACATCTGCAAAACAACATCTAAATTCTTCTTCAACCAAAAACTACTGGACACACGACCTGTGAAGGCAAATTCAACTTAGAATACATATGCAGTTGAATGTGACACCCAGAGCTTATTGTTTGGCagcaggacttttttttttttttgtgtttgtttttccataAAACATATTCTTCTTCATTTTCACCATGACCATTGCCAGTAAACTTGCTTCTAACATCAGTTTTGTCAACTCACAAGACTGACAACCtttgtgtgaggaaaaaaaaaaggtcaaaagagGAGTTCTATTTCATTGCAAAAATAGCTATGTTCACGTGATAAATATGATTGTTCAGAATGAATTtcatttctctgtttttctccAAGGCACTTTTCTTGGttctctttatttcttcaggTCTGTTGAAATCTGTAAAAGGAAAAATGATTgacattaacaaaaaaagtacacaaCAAGCCTTAATGAAACACAGTGGGATGCTGGTAAAATGTCTGAAATACAAAGTAGAAATACATGCTGGAGGACTGATGTATGCAAAACTAAAAGGGGGCGTTAGAAAGCGctgatgttatttatttaataataataataataagtattaatattatCCACCTAGACATCTCATGTTTCATGACTGCACACCTTTTTGAAAAagtgtcaattaaaaaaatagcaattgttattattaaagcatACAAAGCAATTATAAATGCAAGTTATATCGCTATAGCTATAATTACTTTTTACAAGGCAGAGGATGAAAAGTTCTCAAATGAACCTCGTGATTATATAGCTTCTGCTCCTCAAAGGCACAATAGTGTGGACACAAAGCAACACAGAAGAGCAAATTGTGCAACACAATTGCTGAAAGAACTGAAGGTTTAATGTTACACAGAGAACTAAAGCAGTGTCATTAAAAAAAGGGCCATTGTCCATAAGCGTGGCTCTTAACTTCAAATGGTTAACGTGCCATTTACAGTCAATTGAGAATGTAATCCTAGATTATATTCATGTGGTCTCTTTCACAGGTGCCACAGTTTTGACTTCTTTTTGCTTTTCTGATGTGGTAATATTCAATTAAAGGAACAGTACACTTAAATAAGATGTAtttatgtctatttttattaaccaaaCCACCTGGAAACTCCTCCAGAACAGCCTTTTAGCCCAAACGTGAAAGCCCTTACATTCCGATCAGGTGACGTACAAACTAATCTGGGTACTCCGTAATATTAGAAAGGTcataaaacagttgtttttgtgGTGTAATGTTTCTTAGAGTTACGTTTAATACTTCTGTACGTAACCAGAAACTGTCTATCAAGttctttttttagaatgtaGTAGCAAGAACGATAGGATGTTTGTGTCCTTGAATATAAAGACCAGACATTTGATCACTTAGTGTTTGTTCTGGGCAAATATTTCCATAACAAGCATTTTCACAGCAATATATCACACAGCGGAAACAAGTTTACTATTAAATCGGTGTATGCATTGTGTTAACTATTTACCTGCGACATCTATCCCTCTGAGCAGCGCTGGCTCCCTGCTAGTCTTGTAAGAAGCCGGGCACATCTTTTATAATCTAGAAGAAGACAAAACAGGGTTAGACAGATTGTAAAACGTAGTGACTCCCATAGCTACTGAAGTCATGCTAATGGTATTGAATGAGGTGGCACTTACAAGCAGGTATTGTGCAGTCCCTGGTATTATGATACAGTTTATAAAAGTGTTTGCTGCATTTGGGACTAAAATAAAGCGGCCCTGCAAATATAGAAAAAGACAGATTTTAATTGTCGGTTTACAAACATAATGAAGAAAGTGCGTAGAGATACTAACACATGCTCACctgttaaatgttttagaaatttCTCCTTCTGTCGAAGATCTCTCGGAAAGACCTCTGTTAAAAATAGAGAAATTCCTTAGGTTGCGCAAAAATGTGGTTATTGTTTCTATTTGTTAGTCACAAGATATGTAGTGCCACCCAACAGATTAAATAACCACTTTTGTATTCCCACAAGTATAGAGCAGTTCTCATTGTCTCATTTTATCAGTGAGTGAATGTGATGCTTACCAAGAATGCGTTCATGTTGATATGACTTTGTAACTTTATTAACGTCTTTTGTTTCTGCCAATTGCTCGGCGACTTCAGGGGGATGCTGTGCGTTTTCCTCGCTGCGATGCTCCTGTGCTAGTCTCACTCTGTCCCTCAGGAGGTCCAGCAGACTGGCGTCGTCCCTGTCTCTCGGTCTGCAGTAGCCGGTGGTGAGGATCAGCAAAAGGAGCCCTATGAAGACAGGTGTGCGCACTGCACTCATGCTGAAAGGTGGGCGAAGAGAGCCCCTCTGCCCTGCGTCCAGTCGTGTAGCCCTGCAAATACAACACAAGATAATTTCAGTGCCATGGCACTTACaattgattcactgattcatataaatctaattaaaatatgccACGAATATGTAGTTGAAACATCAACACAGGTTAAAACGTATATGTATATAGACATCTTTTAAgttcaattcatttttaaaatgacaaatattctGTGAATCTTTCAGTTAATACATTGTAAAAAGTACTCCATTGTTGGAGTAGGTTTAAAACGATTGttactttttgtttctttgttgttCATTGAAAAATTCACTAACAATTTCTGAGTAGAAATTGTTCCTACACCATTTTCTCAGTGTGTGAGTTCGTAAAAGCTGCCTgtctaataattataaaatcattaGTGAAAAGCTGTTTAATATAGTTTCAGATAACGTACAGCTGGATGTCTATTTCCAATAAGTATTTTATCTCAACTACATTCATTCGAATGCTGAagttttgttattaatttaataatatccAGCTAAAAGAAGCAAACTCATTGTTACGCATTAATATCTCTCTTCTTTTAATATTAGGTTGTAACGTGCAATAAGTTTATGATTCTcttaaaaacaagtaaatgtGTTTTCAGCCACTGTCCGATATATCTAAGGAATCACAGCATCACAGATCCACGCAAGAATCCCGAGTTTTCTCCACTTTTACGCACGAACGCTTCTGCGCAAAAAGCTTTGGAAACAAGTgtttgtttgaaaaagtagCACATTACCTGTTCTTCTTCAATGCAGGTTTAGTTAACACTTGTTTGACAGCCTTCCCGCGTGTTTaaagattaataatgttaaCGCAAAACACATGAAATAGACTCCGCTGGCGTCGCCTCTCCAAAGGTACTTCCACAGGCTCTAGCGCACCATGACATAAGGAGAGCGAGTCTCTTTTATATGTTTAAAGACAGCCGTGGTCATCTGTTGATCGTGTTGACTCGAGGTGGGTGGAAATTGACGAAAGTCcgcagctttttatttatttattttccccctcCGGTGCGTAAAGTTGCTTCAGATCATCCGGCATGGGTTCCTCACTTTTTATTGTCAGTTGCAGACGTAAGGAGCTGTCCCATGTGGATTACCCCGGCATGTCTTTAATTAGAAACGCGTTAAGAGCACtccttaaaaaatgcattttaattctgTTGGATCACCGTCTCGTAACGCGCATCTTCCGGTGGTCCAATTTGGCACGAGTGGAAAGATTCTCACCAGAAGTGTTTTCTCTGTCCTAATGCCTCTTTGTGTCTTCTTATGAAATACGTGCCCGCGGtgctcttcttttcttttatctttAAAGTTTTTCCAAAGAGGATGCTGCAGTTTTGTATTTCAGCGCGAAATATCATCAGAAACCATCATGGTAAGAGCGGGAGTGGGAAGGCAGAATCTCCTGGAGACTATCCACAGCAGCGTCTATGAGAAGACTGAGGCCTTCTCTAATATTGGTTTCGTTCTCAATCTCGACATTATACCACTCCCTTTGagtatagaaaaaaaatcactcataTTTCATTCCCCTCCTCTTTGGCTCGCAAACGGTTTAAATAAGGGTTGCACACCGTTCTGCCGCGCGTTTCCATTTCCATAGCTGGTGATAATCAGGATTATATACCTTGGGAACTATTATTAATCATGTTGCATGGATTTATCTGGGATAACGTGATGCGGTTTTGAGGCACAGCTCAACAGTGCCACACAGTGAATGCGTTAGTTTGAATGATGTGTTATGAAAGGTGAACATACAGTACCAATCACCCAGTtgtagttccaaacctgtaggactgactttcttctgtggaagaaaaaaagaagataaacCATGTAgtgtttccttttttattttggggtaaactatcctttt
Above is a genomic segment from Labeo rohita strain BAU-BD-2019 chromosome 17, IGBB_LRoh.1.0, whole genome shotgun sequence containing:
- the alkal2b gene encoding ALK and LTK ligand 2b isoform X1, with protein sequence MIFRAEIQNCSILFGKTLKIKEKKSTAGTYFIRRHKEALGQRKHFWATRLDAGQRGSLRPPFSMSAVRTPVFIGLLLLILTTGYCRPRDRDDASLLDLLRDRVRLAQEHRSEENAQHPPEVAEQLAETKDVNKVTKSYQHERILEVFPRDLRQKEKFLKHLTGPLYFSPKCSKHFYKLYHNTRDCTIPAYYKRCARLLTRLAGSQRCSEG
- the alkal2b gene encoding ALK and LTK ligand 2b isoform X2 — its product is MSAVRTPVFIGLLLLILTTGYCRPRDRDDASLLDLLRDRVRLAQEHRSEENAQHPPEVAEQLAETKDVNKVTKSYQHERILEVFPRDLRQKEKFLKHLTGPLYFSPKCSKHFYKLYHNTRDCTIPAYYKRCARLLTRLAGSQRCSEG